The genomic interval GCGCTCGTCATTAATCAACGTGGGGTCGTCGCTGCCGATCCATTTCACCGAATAAGGTGGATTGGAGACGATTGCATCAAAGGGCTTGTCAGCGGCAAAATGCGGGTTAAGCAAGGTGTTATCGAGCTGGATGTTGAATTTGTCGTAGTTGATGTTGTGCAAAAACATATTCATACGCGCGAGGTTATACGTGGTGTGGTTGATCTCTTGCCCAAAAAAGCCTTCTTCGATGATGTGGTGGTCAAAATGCTTTTTCGCTTGTAAGAGCAGCGAGCCTGAGCCGCAGGCTGGATCATAAATCTTATTGATCGATTCTTGGCCGTGCATCACAATCTGAGCGAGCAGTTTAGAGACATGCTGTGGGGTGAAGAATTCACCACCGGATTTGCCGGCGTTTGATGCGTAGTTTGAAATCAGAAATTCATACGCATCGCCAAAGAGATCAATCTCATTGGCTTCAAAATCGCCGAAATCAATGCCAGCGATGCCTTTGAGCACTGCGGCTAAGCGGGTGTTTTTGTCTTTGACTGTGTTGCCTAAGCGTCGGCTGGTGGTGTCGAAGTCGGCGAATAAGCCTTTGATGTCGGTTTCAGATGCGTAGCCGTTGGCTGAGTTTTCTATATCGGCAAAGATGTTGGCGAGGTCGGTGTTGAGGTTGTCGTTGGTATTCGCGCTCGCGGCAACGTTAGCAAAAAGCTGCGATGGGTAAATAAAATAGCCTTTGGTTTTGATCGCATCATCTTTGATCGCTTCCAGTCGGCTGTCATCGTCTTTTAGCTTGGCGTACATTGCCGCGTCTCCGCCGCCTATATAGGTGGCAAAATTCTCGCTGATATAACGATAAAAAAGCGTGCCGAGCACATATTGCTTAAAATCCCAGCCATCGACTGAACCACGAACGTCGTTGGCGATTTTCCATATTTGACGCTGCAGCGCGTCGCGTTGTTGGGTGCTGGTCATGGCGATCCTTTATTCGTTTTGCAGCTTAAGCTGATTATTCACGAGCGCTGTTTTTAAGCGCATTTTATTGCCCTAGAGTGTAGCATATCGGGCATCAATTAACGTCTTGAGATAGCAATCTTTTAAGCGCCTCATGGCAAAGACGGCGCAGTGGACTTTGCGCGCATTGCCTGCCAATATGTGAGGC from Suttonella sp. R2A3 carries:
- a CDS encoding type I restriction-modification system subunit M, with translation MTSTQQRDALQRQIWKIANDVRGSVDGWDFKQYVLGTLFYRYISENFATYIGGGDAAMYAKLKDDDSRLEAIKDDAIKTKGYFIYPSQLFANVAASANTNDNLNTDLANIFADIENSANGYASETDIKGLFADFDTTSRRLGNTVKDKNTRLAAVLKGIAGIDFGDFEANEIDLFGDAYEFLISNYASNAGKSGGEFFTPQHVSKLLAQIVMHGQESINKIYDPACGSGSLLLQAKKHFDHHIIEEGFFGQEINHTTYNLARMNMFLHNINYDKFNIQLDNTLLNPHFAADKPFDAIVSNPPYSVKWIGSDDPTLINDERFAPAGVLAPKSKADFAFVLHALNYLSAKGRAAIVCFPGIFYRGGAEQKIREYLIENNHVESVISLAPNLFFGTSIAVNILVLSKKKPDSDTLFIDASGEDFFKKETNNNVLTNDHIARILALFTDKEDVNHIAQSVSLETIRDNDYNLSVSAYVAPKDTREKINITELNAELAETVTNISRLRSEIDAIVAEIEAADRSSIEG